Proteins encoded together in one Anopheles darlingi chromosome 3, idAnoDarlMG_H_01, whole genome shotgun sequence window:
- the LOC125954978 gene encoding epsin-1 isoform X3, with the protein MKKTDTQMNVAGIRRNIKNLAHNYSDAQIKVREATSNDPWGPSSTIMAEIADLTYNVVAFSEIMQMIWKRMNDHGKNWRHVYKALLLLEYLIKTGTEKVAQQCKENIYAIQTLKEFQYLEEGKDQGMHVREKAKQLVSLLKDDERLKNERARALKAKERFARTTSAFGSDGSMDGPTQRDSRPPNWGEGEPIAGSATSGVGGKPVSEIEFVRPQTVGEEELQLQLAMAMSREEAEQEEQKRRSDDVRLQLALSQSEQDFKTDPVKQESSSALVDLLDISFGATSISSPSQQHAGPSGSSAPIDPWGMPVAGGSRPTTTDPWSRTSSPPAAVDPWLNTASALPPAPASSSKPPLLGGGGGLDAWQTRTQSPSVTSGSSVEGWLHNGGGAAATNGNVDPWLSKTGAAGAPAHAAMGGDPWLGNKRSTPVPAAAADPWQPSSSSNVAAAGGAAKLDPWAPVGGSGSATGSVGDLGVAFGGAGGVPPNRPSPVGALTSPVSDLDEFDIITKRAASNNGTSSTNNNYNHNATSNNLNNNSSLLLGDLDPLSSSGTTNSSSPSTTATGAVKKTPQSFLGENSALVNLDNLIKPMPSGAAGGAGGIGVGGLGMTSATMASSGAAYNPFGDSGTAGGAVPAQKNLFQQNQPQVPSINQLKQSPFPVTLNQDPWAPVSNMAAAQLNIGEDLECFPYTSTIDRSTVMERSQHERHRSELDANANDWKALDEETGEQEIGTSEDDIFNSSYAFSPKGGPFGGLPPESHLSAEQLASTRPLRQLYDFHFALDADDTFRSSQVPPVAPDVRSSNTRAVTADDACNANINSNYDNNLNNNNPAPWMNPQSSNPFLS; encoded by the exons A TGAAGAAAACTGATACACAAATGAACGTAGCTGGCATACGTCGGAACATAAAGAATCTTGCCCACAACTACTCCGATGCGCAGATCAAGGTGCGAGAAGCAACCTCGAACGATCCATGGGGACCATCGTCTACGATTATGGCGGAGATCGCCGACCTGACCTACAACGTGGTCGCATTCTCCGAGATCATGCAGATGATCTGGAAGCGCATGAACGATCATGGCAAAAATTGGCGGCACGTCTACAAGGCATTG CTGCTGTTGGAATACCTCATTAAGACGGGCACCGAGAAGGTGGCGCAGCAGTGCAAGGAGAACATCTACGCCATTCAAACGTTGAAAGAGTTCCAGTACTTGGAGGAGGGCAAGGATCAGGGTATGCACGTGCGCGAGAAGGCAAAACAGCTGGTATCGTTGCTGAAGGACGACGAACGGTTAAAGAACGAGCGTGCCCGTGCACTGAAGGCAAAGGAACGGTTCGCTCGAACGACCAGCGCCTTCGGTAGCGACGGTTCGATGGATGGGCCAACGCAACGTGACTCACGG CCACCAAACTGGGGTGAAGGTGAACCGATTGCCGGTTCGGCCACGAGTGGCGTCGGTGGGAAGCCGGTGTCGGAGATTGAGTTCGTTCGACCACAGACGGTCGGCGAGGAggagttgcagctgcagctagcGATGGCCATGTCCCGGGAGGAAGCTGAACAGGAGGAACAGAAAAGGCGCAGCGATGACGTACGACTGCAGTTGGCACTCAGCCAGAGCGAGCAAGACTTTAA GACCGATCCCGTTAAACAGGAGAGCAGTAGTGCGCTGGTAGATCTACTGGATATCTCGTTTGGCGCAACATCAATCAGCAGTCCCTCGCAGCAGCATGCCGGTCCATCCGGCAGCTCTGCACCGATCGATCCGTGGGGtatgccggtggccggtggttcaCGACCAACG ACGACCGATCCGTGGTCTCGAACCTCATCTCCACCGGCCGCGGTTGATCCCTGGTTAAACACTGCGTCCGCTTTACCACCGGCGCCAGCATCTTCTTCGAAACCACCgctgctgggtggtggtggtggactcgATGCATGGCAAACACGAACTCAATCTCCCTCGGTCACGTCCGGTTCGTCCGTGGAAGGTTGGCTGCATAATGGTGGTGGAGCCGCGGCaacgaatggaaatgttgATCCCTGGCTAAGCAAAaccggtgccgctggtgctccAGCGCATGCTGCGATGGGTGGTGATCCTTGGCTGGGTAACAAACGATCCACACcagtgcctgctgctgctgccgatccgTGGCAGCCAAGTTCCTCCtcaaatgttgctgctgctggcggtgctgctaaGCTCGATCCTTGGGCACCGGTTGGTGGCAGTGGATCAGCGACCGGAAGTGTCGGTGATCTTGGTGTAGcgtttggtggtgctggtggc GTGCCACCAAATCGACCATCGCCTGTTGGAGCCCTCACATCACCCGTATCCGATCTGGATGAGTTTGATATCATTACGAAGCGAGCGGCAAGCAACAATGGtactagcagcaccaacaacaactacaaccacaacgcaaccagcaacaatcTAAATAATAACAGCT cCCTACTGCTCGGCGATCTGGATCCACTATCCTCCTCTGGCACGACGAACTCAAGCTCACCGAGCACCACTGCGACGGGAGCGGTAAAGAAGACTCCGCAATCGTTCCTCGGTGAGAATTCGGCCCTCGTCAATTTGGACAATCTAATCAAACCGATGCCGAGtggtgccgccggtggtgctggtggtatcgGTGTCGGCGGCCTTGGAATGACCTCAGCAACGATGGCATCGTCCGGCGCTGCCTACAATCCGTTCGGTGACAGTggaactgctggtggtgcagtgcCAGCCCAGAAGAACCTTTTCCAACAAAATCAACCTCAG GTTCCGTCCATCAATCAACTGAAACAGTCACCATTCCCGGTAACACTCAATCAGGATCCGTGGGCACCGGTTTCTAATATGGCCGCGGCGCAA CTTAACATCGGTGAGGATCTCGAATGCTTTCCGTACACCTCCACCATCGACAGGTCGACGGTGATGGAGCGATCACAACACGAGCGACACAGGAGTGAGCTTGATGCTAATGCTAATGATTGGAAGGCACTCGATGAAGAGACCGGCGAGCAGGAGATCGGAACGTCGGAGGATGATATATTCAACTCGAGCTATGCCTTCTCACCGAAAGGGGGTCCCTTTGGTGGACTACCACCCGAGAGTCATTTAAGCGCCGAACAGCTCGCCAGTACCCGGCCCTTGCGTCAGCTGTACGATTTCCACTTTGCTCTCGATGCAGACGATACGTTCCGATCGTCGCAAGTGCCACCTGTTGCGCCGGATGTACGATCGTCCAATACACGAGCCGTAACGGCCGATGATGCATGCAATGCTAACATTAACAGCAATTATGAT
- the LOC125954978 gene encoding epsin-1 isoform X1 yields MKKTDTQMNVAGIRRNIKNLAHNYSDAQIKVREATSNDPWGPSSTIMAEIADLTYNVVAFSEIMQMIWKRMNDHGKNWRHVYKALLLLEYLIKTGTEKVAQQCKENIYAIQTLKEFQYLEEGKDQGMHVREKAKQLVSLLKDDERLKNERARALKAKERFARTTSAFGSDGSMDGPTQRDSRPPNWGEGEPIAGSATSGVGGKPVSEIEFVRPQTVGEEELQLQLAMAMSREEAEQEEQKRRSDDVRLQLALSQSEQDFKTDPVKQESSSALVDLLDISFGATSISSPSQQHAGPSGSSAPIDPWGMPVAGGSRPTTLAISRSPPPPPPQGESVGGLVESGTGTTDPWSRTSSPPAAVDPWLNTASALPPAPASSSKPPLLGGGGGLDAWQTRTQSPSVTSGSSVEGWLHNGGGAAATNGNVDPWLSKTGAAGAPAHAAMGGDPWLGNKRSTPVPAAAADPWQPSSSSNVAAAGGAAKLDPWAPVGGSGSATGSVGDLGVAFGGAGGVPPNRPSPVGALTSPVSDLDEFDIITKRAASNNGTSSTNNNYNHNATSNNLNNNSSLLLGDLDPLSSSGTTNSSSPSTTATGAVKKTPQSFLGENSALVNLDNLIKPMPSGAAGGAGGIGVGGLGMTSATMASSGAAYNPFGDSGTAGGAVPAQKNLFQQNQPQVPSINQLKQSPFPVTLNQDPWAPVSNMAAAQLNIGEDLECFPYTSTIDRSTVMERSQHERHRSELDANANDWKALDEETGEQEIGTSEDDIFNSSYAFSPKGGPFGGLPPESHLSAEQLASTRPLRQLYDFHFALDADDTFRSSQVPPVAPDVRSSNTRAVTADDACNANINSNYDNNLNNNNPAPWMNPQSSNPFLS; encoded by the exons A TGAAGAAAACTGATACACAAATGAACGTAGCTGGCATACGTCGGAACATAAAGAATCTTGCCCACAACTACTCCGATGCGCAGATCAAGGTGCGAGAAGCAACCTCGAACGATCCATGGGGACCATCGTCTACGATTATGGCGGAGATCGCCGACCTGACCTACAACGTGGTCGCATTCTCCGAGATCATGCAGATGATCTGGAAGCGCATGAACGATCATGGCAAAAATTGGCGGCACGTCTACAAGGCATTG CTGCTGTTGGAATACCTCATTAAGACGGGCACCGAGAAGGTGGCGCAGCAGTGCAAGGAGAACATCTACGCCATTCAAACGTTGAAAGAGTTCCAGTACTTGGAGGAGGGCAAGGATCAGGGTATGCACGTGCGCGAGAAGGCAAAACAGCTGGTATCGTTGCTGAAGGACGACGAACGGTTAAAGAACGAGCGTGCCCGTGCACTGAAGGCAAAGGAACGGTTCGCTCGAACGACCAGCGCCTTCGGTAGCGACGGTTCGATGGATGGGCCAACGCAACGTGACTCACGG CCACCAAACTGGGGTGAAGGTGAACCGATTGCCGGTTCGGCCACGAGTGGCGTCGGTGGGAAGCCGGTGTCGGAGATTGAGTTCGTTCGACCACAGACGGTCGGCGAGGAggagttgcagctgcagctagcGATGGCCATGTCCCGGGAGGAAGCTGAACAGGAGGAACAGAAAAGGCGCAGCGATGACGTACGACTGCAGTTGGCACTCAGCCAGAGCGAGCAAGACTTTAA GACCGATCCCGTTAAACAGGAGAGCAGTAGTGCGCTGGTAGATCTACTGGATATCTCGTTTGGCGCAACATCAATCAGCAGTCCCTCGCAGCAGCATGCCGGTCCATCCGGCAGCTCTGCACCGATCGATCCGTGGGGtatgccggtggccggtggttcaCGACCAACG ACACTAGCCATCAGCcgatcgccgccgccaccaccgccacaagGCGAGAGTGTTGGTGGATTGGTTGAGTCGGGGACCGGG ACGACCGATCCGTGGTCTCGAACCTCATCTCCACCGGCCGCGGTTGATCCCTGGTTAAACACTGCGTCCGCTTTACCACCGGCGCCAGCATCTTCTTCGAAACCACCgctgctgggtggtggtggtggactcgATGCATGGCAAACACGAACTCAATCTCCCTCGGTCACGTCCGGTTCGTCCGTGGAAGGTTGGCTGCATAATGGTGGTGGAGCCGCGGCaacgaatggaaatgttgATCCCTGGCTAAGCAAAaccggtgccgctggtgctccAGCGCATGCTGCGATGGGTGGTGATCCTTGGCTGGGTAACAAACGATCCACACcagtgcctgctgctgctgccgatccgTGGCAGCCAAGTTCCTCCtcaaatgttgctgctgctggcggtgctgctaaGCTCGATCCTTGGGCACCGGTTGGTGGCAGTGGATCAGCGACCGGAAGTGTCGGTGATCTTGGTGTAGcgtttggtggtgctggtggc GTGCCACCAAATCGACCATCGCCTGTTGGAGCCCTCACATCACCCGTATCCGATCTGGATGAGTTTGATATCATTACGAAGCGAGCGGCAAGCAACAATGGtactagcagcaccaacaacaactacaaccacaacgcaaccagcaacaatcTAAATAATAACAGCT cCCTACTGCTCGGCGATCTGGATCCACTATCCTCCTCTGGCACGACGAACTCAAGCTCACCGAGCACCACTGCGACGGGAGCGGTAAAGAAGACTCCGCAATCGTTCCTCGGTGAGAATTCGGCCCTCGTCAATTTGGACAATCTAATCAAACCGATGCCGAGtggtgccgccggtggtgctggtggtatcgGTGTCGGCGGCCTTGGAATGACCTCAGCAACGATGGCATCGTCCGGCGCTGCCTACAATCCGTTCGGTGACAGTggaactgctggtggtgcagtgcCAGCCCAGAAGAACCTTTTCCAACAAAATCAACCTCAG GTTCCGTCCATCAATCAACTGAAACAGTCACCATTCCCGGTAACACTCAATCAGGATCCGTGGGCACCGGTTTCTAATATGGCCGCGGCGCAA CTTAACATCGGTGAGGATCTCGAATGCTTTCCGTACACCTCCACCATCGACAGGTCGACGGTGATGGAGCGATCACAACACGAGCGACACAGGAGTGAGCTTGATGCTAATGCTAATGATTGGAAGGCACTCGATGAAGAGACCGGCGAGCAGGAGATCGGAACGTCGGAGGATGATATATTCAACTCGAGCTATGCCTTCTCACCGAAAGGGGGTCCCTTTGGTGGACTACCACCCGAGAGTCATTTAAGCGCCGAACAGCTCGCCAGTACCCGGCCCTTGCGTCAGCTGTACGATTTCCACTTTGCTCTCGATGCAGACGATACGTTCCGATCGTCGCAAGTGCCACCTGTTGCGCCGGATGTACGATCGTCCAATACACGAGCCGTAACGGCCGATGATGCATGCAATGCTAACATTAACAGCAATTATGAT
- the LOC125954978 gene encoding epsin-1 isoform X2, giving the protein MNVAGIRRNIKNLAHNYSDAQIKVREATSNDPWGPSSTIMAEIADLTYNVVAFSEIMQMIWKRMNDHGKNWRHVYKALLLLEYLIKTGTEKVAQQCKENIYAIQTLKEFQYLEEGKDQGMHVREKAKQLVSLLKDDERLKNERARALKAKERFARTTSAFGSDGSMDGPTQRDSRPPNWGEGEPIAGSATSGVGGKPVSEIEFVRPQTVGEEELQLQLAMAMSREEAEQEEQKRRSDDVRLQLALSQSEQDFKTDPVKQESSSALVDLLDISFGATSISSPSQQHAGPSGSSAPIDPWGMPVAGGSRPTTLAISRSPPPPPPQGESVGGLVESGTGTTDPWSRTSSPPAAVDPWLNTASALPPAPASSSKPPLLGGGGGLDAWQTRTQSPSVTSGSSVEGWLHNGGGAAATNGNVDPWLSKTGAAGAPAHAAMGGDPWLGNKRSTPVPAAAADPWQPSSSSNVAAAGGAAKLDPWAPVGGSGSATGSVGDLGVAFGGAGGVPPNRPSPVGALTSPVSDLDEFDIITKRAASNNGTSSTNNNYNHNATSNNLNNNSSLLLGDLDPLSSSGTTNSSSPSTTATGAVKKTPQSFLGENSALVNLDNLIKPMPSGAAGGAGGIGVGGLGMTSATMASSGAAYNPFGDSGTAGGAVPAQKNLFQQNQPQVPSINQLKQSPFPVTLNQDPWAPVSNMAAAQLNIGEDLECFPYTSTIDRSTVMERSQHERHRSELDANANDWKALDEETGEQEIGTSEDDIFNSSYAFSPKGGPFGGLPPESHLSAEQLASTRPLRQLYDFHFALDADDTFRSSQVPPVAPDVRSSNTRAVTADDACNANINSNYDNNLNNNNPAPWMNPQSSNPFLS; this is encoded by the exons ATGAACGTAGCTGGCATACGTCGGAACATAAAGAATCTTGCCCACAACTACTCCGATGCGCAGATCAAGGTGCGAGAAGCAACCTCGAACGATCCATGGGGACCATCGTCTACGATTATGGCGGAGATCGCCGACCTGACCTACAACGTGGTCGCATTCTCCGAGATCATGCAGATGATCTGGAAGCGCATGAACGATCATGGCAAAAATTGGCGGCACGTCTACAAGGCATTG CTGCTGTTGGAATACCTCATTAAGACGGGCACCGAGAAGGTGGCGCAGCAGTGCAAGGAGAACATCTACGCCATTCAAACGTTGAAAGAGTTCCAGTACTTGGAGGAGGGCAAGGATCAGGGTATGCACGTGCGCGAGAAGGCAAAACAGCTGGTATCGTTGCTGAAGGACGACGAACGGTTAAAGAACGAGCGTGCCCGTGCACTGAAGGCAAAGGAACGGTTCGCTCGAACGACCAGCGCCTTCGGTAGCGACGGTTCGATGGATGGGCCAACGCAACGTGACTCACGG CCACCAAACTGGGGTGAAGGTGAACCGATTGCCGGTTCGGCCACGAGTGGCGTCGGTGGGAAGCCGGTGTCGGAGATTGAGTTCGTTCGACCACAGACGGTCGGCGAGGAggagttgcagctgcagctagcGATGGCCATGTCCCGGGAGGAAGCTGAACAGGAGGAACAGAAAAGGCGCAGCGATGACGTACGACTGCAGTTGGCACTCAGCCAGAGCGAGCAAGACTTTAA GACCGATCCCGTTAAACAGGAGAGCAGTAGTGCGCTGGTAGATCTACTGGATATCTCGTTTGGCGCAACATCAATCAGCAGTCCCTCGCAGCAGCATGCCGGTCCATCCGGCAGCTCTGCACCGATCGATCCGTGGGGtatgccggtggccggtggttcaCGACCAACG ACACTAGCCATCAGCcgatcgccgccgccaccaccgccacaagGCGAGAGTGTTGGTGGATTGGTTGAGTCGGGGACCGGG ACGACCGATCCGTGGTCTCGAACCTCATCTCCACCGGCCGCGGTTGATCCCTGGTTAAACACTGCGTCCGCTTTACCACCGGCGCCAGCATCTTCTTCGAAACCACCgctgctgggtggtggtggtggactcgATGCATGGCAAACACGAACTCAATCTCCCTCGGTCACGTCCGGTTCGTCCGTGGAAGGTTGGCTGCATAATGGTGGTGGAGCCGCGGCaacgaatggaaatgttgATCCCTGGCTAAGCAAAaccggtgccgctggtgctccAGCGCATGCTGCGATGGGTGGTGATCCTTGGCTGGGTAACAAACGATCCACACcagtgcctgctgctgctgccgatccgTGGCAGCCAAGTTCCTCCtcaaatgttgctgctgctggcggtgctgctaaGCTCGATCCTTGGGCACCGGTTGGTGGCAGTGGATCAGCGACCGGAAGTGTCGGTGATCTTGGTGTAGcgtttggtggtgctggtggc GTGCCACCAAATCGACCATCGCCTGTTGGAGCCCTCACATCACCCGTATCCGATCTGGATGAGTTTGATATCATTACGAAGCGAGCGGCAAGCAACAATGGtactagcagcaccaacaacaactacaaccacaacgcaaccagcaacaatcTAAATAATAACAGCT cCCTACTGCTCGGCGATCTGGATCCACTATCCTCCTCTGGCACGACGAACTCAAGCTCACCGAGCACCACTGCGACGGGAGCGGTAAAGAAGACTCCGCAATCGTTCCTCGGTGAGAATTCGGCCCTCGTCAATTTGGACAATCTAATCAAACCGATGCCGAGtggtgccgccggtggtgctggtggtatcgGTGTCGGCGGCCTTGGAATGACCTCAGCAACGATGGCATCGTCCGGCGCTGCCTACAATCCGTTCGGTGACAGTggaactgctggtggtgcagtgcCAGCCCAGAAGAACCTTTTCCAACAAAATCAACCTCAG GTTCCGTCCATCAATCAACTGAAACAGTCACCATTCCCGGTAACACTCAATCAGGATCCGTGGGCACCGGTTTCTAATATGGCCGCGGCGCAA CTTAACATCGGTGAGGATCTCGAATGCTTTCCGTACACCTCCACCATCGACAGGTCGACGGTGATGGAGCGATCACAACACGAGCGACACAGGAGTGAGCTTGATGCTAATGCTAATGATTGGAAGGCACTCGATGAAGAGACCGGCGAGCAGGAGATCGGAACGTCGGAGGATGATATATTCAACTCGAGCTATGCCTTCTCACCGAAAGGGGGTCCCTTTGGTGGACTACCACCCGAGAGTCATTTAAGCGCCGAACAGCTCGCCAGTACCCGGCCCTTGCGTCAGCTGTACGATTTCCACTTTGCTCTCGATGCAGACGATACGTTCCGATCGTCGCAAGTGCCACCTGTTGCGCCGGATGTACGATCGTCCAATACACGAGCCGTAACGGCCGATGATGCATGCAATGCTAACATTAACAGCAATTATGAT
- the LOC125954978 gene encoding epsin-1 isoform X4, with protein MKKTDTQMNVAGIRRNIKNLAHNYSDAQIKVREATSNDPWGPSSTIMAEIADLTYNVVAFSEIMQMIWKRMNDHGKNWRHVYKALLLLEYLIKTGTEKVAQQCKENIYAIQTLKEFQYLEEGKDQGMHVREKAKQLVSLLKDDERLKNERARALKAKERFARTTSAFGSDGSMDGPTQRDSRPPNWGEGEPIAGSATSGVGGKPVSEIEFVRPQTVGEEELQLQLAMAMSREEAEQEEQKRRSDDVRLQLALSQSEQDFKTDPVKQESSSALVDLLDISFGATSISSPSQQHAGPSGSSAPIDPWGMPVAGGSRPTTLAISRSPPPPPPQGESVGGLVESGTGTTDPWSRTSSPPAAVDPWLNTASALPPAPASSSKPPLLGGGGGLDAWQTRTQSPSVTSGSSVEGWLHNGGGAAATNGNVDPWLSKTGAAGAPAHAAMGGDPWLGNKRSTPVPAAAADPWQPSSSSNVAAAGGAAKLDPWAPVGGSGSATGSVGDLGVAFGGAGGVPPNRPSPVGALTSPVSDLDEFDIITKRAASNNGTSSTNNNYNHNATSNNLNNNSSLLLGDLDPLSSSGTTNSSSPSTTATGAVKKTPQSFLGENSALVNLDNLIKPMPSGAAGGAGGIGVGGLGMTSATMASSGAAYNPFGDSGTAGGAVPAQKNLFQQNQPQVPSINQLKQSPFPVTLNQDPWAPVSNMAAAQNNLNNNNPAPWMNPQSSNPFLS; from the exons A TGAAGAAAACTGATACACAAATGAACGTAGCTGGCATACGTCGGAACATAAAGAATCTTGCCCACAACTACTCCGATGCGCAGATCAAGGTGCGAGAAGCAACCTCGAACGATCCATGGGGACCATCGTCTACGATTATGGCGGAGATCGCCGACCTGACCTACAACGTGGTCGCATTCTCCGAGATCATGCAGATGATCTGGAAGCGCATGAACGATCATGGCAAAAATTGGCGGCACGTCTACAAGGCATTG CTGCTGTTGGAATACCTCATTAAGACGGGCACCGAGAAGGTGGCGCAGCAGTGCAAGGAGAACATCTACGCCATTCAAACGTTGAAAGAGTTCCAGTACTTGGAGGAGGGCAAGGATCAGGGTATGCACGTGCGCGAGAAGGCAAAACAGCTGGTATCGTTGCTGAAGGACGACGAACGGTTAAAGAACGAGCGTGCCCGTGCACTGAAGGCAAAGGAACGGTTCGCTCGAACGACCAGCGCCTTCGGTAGCGACGGTTCGATGGATGGGCCAACGCAACGTGACTCACGG CCACCAAACTGGGGTGAAGGTGAACCGATTGCCGGTTCGGCCACGAGTGGCGTCGGTGGGAAGCCGGTGTCGGAGATTGAGTTCGTTCGACCACAGACGGTCGGCGAGGAggagttgcagctgcagctagcGATGGCCATGTCCCGGGAGGAAGCTGAACAGGAGGAACAGAAAAGGCGCAGCGATGACGTACGACTGCAGTTGGCACTCAGCCAGAGCGAGCAAGACTTTAA GACCGATCCCGTTAAACAGGAGAGCAGTAGTGCGCTGGTAGATCTACTGGATATCTCGTTTGGCGCAACATCAATCAGCAGTCCCTCGCAGCAGCATGCCGGTCCATCCGGCAGCTCTGCACCGATCGATCCGTGGGGtatgccggtggccggtggttcaCGACCAACG ACACTAGCCATCAGCcgatcgccgccgccaccaccgccacaagGCGAGAGTGTTGGTGGATTGGTTGAGTCGGGGACCGGG ACGACCGATCCGTGGTCTCGAACCTCATCTCCACCGGCCGCGGTTGATCCCTGGTTAAACACTGCGTCCGCTTTACCACCGGCGCCAGCATCTTCTTCGAAACCACCgctgctgggtggtggtggtggactcgATGCATGGCAAACACGAACTCAATCTCCCTCGGTCACGTCCGGTTCGTCCGTGGAAGGTTGGCTGCATAATGGTGGTGGAGCCGCGGCaacgaatggaaatgttgATCCCTGGCTAAGCAAAaccggtgccgctggtgctccAGCGCATGCTGCGATGGGTGGTGATCCTTGGCTGGGTAACAAACGATCCACACcagtgcctgctgctgctgccgatccgTGGCAGCCAAGTTCCTCCtcaaatgttgctgctgctggcggtgctgctaaGCTCGATCCTTGGGCACCGGTTGGTGGCAGTGGATCAGCGACCGGAAGTGTCGGTGATCTTGGTGTAGcgtttggtggtgctggtggc GTGCCACCAAATCGACCATCGCCTGTTGGAGCCCTCACATCACCCGTATCCGATCTGGATGAGTTTGATATCATTACGAAGCGAGCGGCAAGCAACAATGGtactagcagcaccaacaacaactacaaccacaacgcaaccagcaacaatcTAAATAATAACAGCT cCCTACTGCTCGGCGATCTGGATCCACTATCCTCCTCTGGCACGACGAACTCAAGCTCACCGAGCACCACTGCGACGGGAGCGGTAAAGAAGACTCCGCAATCGTTCCTCGGTGAGAATTCGGCCCTCGTCAATTTGGACAATCTAATCAAACCGATGCCGAGtggtgccgccggtggtgctggtggtatcgGTGTCGGCGGCCTTGGAATGACCTCAGCAACGATGGCATCGTCCGGCGCTGCCTACAATCCGTTCGGTGACAGTggaactgctggtggtgcagtgcCAGCCCAGAAGAACCTTTTCCAACAAAATCAACCTCAG GTTCCGTCCATCAATCAACTGAAACAGTCACCATTCCCGGTAACACTCAATCAGGATCCGTGGGCACCGGTTTCTAATATGGCCGCGGCGCAA